The following are encoded together in the bacterium genome:
- a CDS encoding CopG family transcriptional regulator: MEDIMKPLQVYLDEAELARLDAWANERGWTKSQAIRAAVRALTRPPDADPLLTISGMIQDGLPVDSAAQFDRHLQATFVAESPTKYAARRRSRPRSRR; encoded by the coding sequence GTGGAGGACATCATGAAACCGCTACAGGTCTACCTCGACGAAGCCGAGTTGGCTCGGCTCGACGCCTGGGCGAACGAACGCGGCTGGACCAAGTCGCAGGCGATCCGGGCTGCCGTGCGGGCGCTGACGCGGCCGCCTGACGCCGATCCCCTGCTCACCATCAGCGGCATGATCCAGGACGGGCTGCCGGTCGACAGCGCGGCCCAGTTCGACCGCCATCTGCAGGCCACCTTCGTTGCGGAATCGCCGACGAAATACGCTGCGCGTCGTCGGTCGCGCCCCCGTTCTCGTCGATAG
- a CDS encoding glucose 1-dehydrogenase has translation MSRLEGRIALVTGAGSGIGRAIAQRLAGEGARVAVADVNAAGAAATVEAIRGAGGSAEAVTVDVTDFAAVRAAAAAVRTRLGAVGVLVNNAGWDRVEPFVDNEPALWDRLIAINLKGPIHCTRAVLDDMIAGGGGAIVNISSDAARVGSSGEAVYAACKGGVVSFSKTLARELARHRITVNAVCPGPTRTALLDEITSGAQGERIIAAMTRAIPMRRLAAPEEIAAAVAFFASPDAAYVTGQVLSVSGGLTMAG, from the coding sequence ATGTCGCGCCTGGAGGGACGGATCGCGCTGGTCACCGGCGCCGGCAGCGGTATCGGGCGCGCCATCGCGCAGCGCCTGGCCGGTGAGGGGGCGCGCGTCGCGGTGGCCGACGTCAACGCGGCCGGCGCCGCGGCGACGGTCGAGGCGATCCGCGGCGCCGGCGGATCGGCCGAGGCGGTGACCGTCGACGTCACCGACTTCGCCGCCGTGCGGGCCGCCGCCGCCGCCGTGCGGACCCGGTTGGGCGCCGTCGGCGTCCTGGTCAACAACGCTGGCTGGGACCGCGTCGAGCCCTTCGTCGACAACGAGCCGGCGCTCTGGGATCGCCTGATCGCGATCAATCTCAAGGGGCCGATCCACTGCACGCGCGCCGTCCTCGACGACATGATCGCCGGCGGCGGCGGGGCGATCGTCAACATCAGCTCCGACGCGGCGCGCGTCGGCAGCAGCGGCGAAGCGGTCTACGCCGCGTGCAAGGGCGGCGTCGTTTCGTTCTCCAAGACCCTGGCCCGCGAGCTGGCGCGGCACCGGATCACCGTCAATGCCGTCTGTCCCGGTCCGACGCGCACGGCGCTGCTCGACGAGATCACCAGCGGCGCGCAGGGCGAGCGGATCATCGCCGCCATGACCCGCGCCATCCCCATGCGCCGGCTCGCCGCGCCGGAGGAGATCGCCGCCGCCGTGGCCTTCTTCGCCTCGCCCGACGCGGCCTACGTCACCGGCCAGGTCCTGAGCGTCAGCGGCGGCCTGACCATGGCCGGGTGA
- a CDS encoding type II toxin-antitoxin system VapC family toxin — MWIALASARDQHYRAADAALREAIAAHTPLLTTSLILAEVHRFLLFHAGIHAAAVMLERIAASPSVAIVYPGAEHDAAARQWLARLDDQRITLTDAVSFAVMQSHRCAAALSFDRDFAIAGFAIRP, encoded by the coding sequence GTGTGGATCGCGCTCGCCTCGGCGCGCGACCAGCATTACCGCGCCGCCGACGCCGCGCTGCGCGAAGCGATCGCGGCCCACACGCCGCTGCTGACCACCAGCCTCATCCTGGCGGAGGTGCACCGTTTCCTGCTCTTCCACGCCGGCATCCACGCGGCGGCGGTGATGTTGGAGCGGATTGCCGCGAGTCCCAGCGTCGCGATCGTCTACCCGGGCGCCGAGCACGATGCCGCCGCCCGCCAGTGGCTGGCGCGGCTCGATGATCAGCGGATCACCCTGACCGATGCGGTGAGCTTCGCGGTCATGCAATCGCACCGCTGCGCCGCGGCCCTCAGCTTCGATCGCGACTTCGCGATCGCCGGCTTCGCGATCCGCCCCTGA
- a CDS encoding transglutaminase family protein has product MRYRIVHRTRYVYSQPVVLAHSEARMHPRATAIQTCAAAALAIDPPPQQRAEHEDAFGNRVLYFAVQEPHQALTVTATSEVEIGAAAAAPASPAWETALQRLLESAQPETRLARQFRLDSPGAAVTAEVRAYAAPSFSPGRPLLEAVADLNQRIHRDFTFDPESTTVATPLGDVLAQRHGVCQDFAHLAIACVRAFGLPARYVSGYLETVAPPGRDRLQGADVSHAWFAVHVPDAGWVDFDPTNDLLPTDRHVTTAWGRDYTDVTPLKGVIFGGGPHTLEVSVDMLRL; this is encoded by the coding sequence ATGAGGTACCGCATCGTCCACCGCACCCGCTACGTCTACAGCCAGCCGGTGGTGCTGGCCCACAGCGAGGCGCGCATGCACCCGCGCGCCACCGCCATCCAGACCTGCGCCGCCGCCGCGCTGGCCATCGATCCGCCGCCGCAGCAGCGCGCCGAGCACGAGGATGCCTTCGGCAACCGCGTCCTCTACTTCGCCGTGCAGGAGCCGCATCAGGCGTTGACGGTGACGGCGACGAGCGAGGTCGAGATCGGCGCGGCGGCCGCGGCGCCCGCATCGCCGGCGTGGGAGACGGCGCTGCAGCGGCTGCTCGAGAGCGCGCAGCCGGAGACCCGCCTGGCGCGGCAGTTCCGCCTCGACTCGCCCGGCGCCGCCGTCACCGCCGAGGTGCGCGCCTATGCGGCGCCGTCGTTCTCCCCGGGGCGGCCGCTGCTCGAGGCGGTGGCCGACCTCAACCAGCGCATCCATCGCGACTTCACCTTCGATCCCGAGAGCACCACCGTCGCGACGCCGCTCGGCGACGTGCTGGCGCAGCGCCACGGCGTCTGCCAGGACTTCGCGCACCTGGCGATCGCCTGCGTCCGCGCCTTCGGCCTGCCGGCGCGCTACGTCAGCGGCTACCTCGAAACCGTGGCGCCGCCCGGTCGGGACCGCCTGCAGGGCGCCGACGTCTCGCACGCCTGGTTCGCCGTCCACGTGCCCGACGCCGGCTGGGTCGACTTCGACCCGACGAACGATCTCCTGCCGACCGACCGCCACGTCACCACCGCCTGGGGCCGCGACTACACCGACGTCACCCCGCTCAAGGGCGTCATCTTCGGCGGCGGCCCGCACACCCTCGAGGTGTCGGTCGACATGCTGCGGCTCTGA
- a CDS encoding PAS domain S-box protein produces MPNDPTEAEATAGRGLRDEEARFRALLEHSSDVVTVLGADGTVLYNSPSVRRVLGWAPDELRGRRVFDLIHRDDLDLVLQRFGEALAAPGAPVPVTFRFHHRDGHWVLLEAIGSSRLDDPAVRGVVVNSRDVTERARVEATLRQSEQLSRLLFEQVPVGIIFTDPSGQVTSANPAALAMLGSPSADATAQFNVLRMERLARAGISDAYRRVLDTHATERVEIAYESHWGRRAEMRALIAPLFEQPARLLGTVAIVEDVTERARADRERAALLEIAHEIGGSLDRGAILDRVHRRAAELLPCDRVATLIADAAHGSLRALAEHGAPAGRALVERLTLAPDHPLTQAISRGRIAMWSDPEQQPWIAAAQLRALGIGAAIVAPLIGRGIVTGALIAIRQPGAPGFVDADVQLLNGIARQTALVLGAADLHRAEQEEAAVSTALARVGQALISSLSGPEMLARLCEVTAQALGCDRSHTLLFEDDDAMLRIAAGYGDTADEQAFAASMRLPASLAAGALARLREDDVTQVDRERDPVVFAVNEQYGVSAAIYLALRRGPALIGLQSAEYRGGATRFSPRQERIARGIAQLASLALEVARLVDELERANRLKSEFVATMSHELRTPLNIILGYQDLLLDETFGELTPEQRDALERSERNARALLELISATLDLSRLESGRLPVDRREFDPTAVLRELELESRDLALFPGVIVDWPPPPPLPPLYSDPAKLKVVLKNLLGNAAKYTHAGRITVRAAPRGDGVEFAVADTGIGIAADLVPTIFEAFRQVGDGVPLQGGVGLGLYIVRRLLGELGGTVQVESEPGRGSVFRVVLPGRA; encoded by the coding sequence GTGCCGAACGATCCGACCGAGGCGGAGGCGACCGCCGGCCGCGGGCTGCGCGACGAGGAGGCGCGGTTCCGCGCCCTCCTCGAGCATTCATCCGACGTCGTCACCGTGCTCGGCGCCGACGGCACGGTGCTCTACAACTCGCCGTCGGTGCGGCGCGTGCTCGGCTGGGCGCCGGACGAGCTGCGCGGGCGCCGGGTCTTCGACCTCATCCATCGCGACGATCTCGATCTCGTGCTGCAGCGCTTCGGCGAGGCCCTGGCCGCGCCCGGCGCGCCGGTGCCGGTCACCTTTCGCTTCCACCACCGCGACGGTCACTGGGTGTTGCTCGAAGCGATCGGCAGCAGCCGCCTCGACGATCCCGCCGTGCGCGGCGTGGTGGTCAACAGCCGCGACGTCACCGAGCGCGCCCGGGTCGAGGCGACGCTGCGCCAGAGCGAGCAGCTCTCGCGGCTGCTGTTCGAGCAGGTGCCGGTGGGGATCATCTTCACCGACCCCAGCGGCCAGGTCACCAGCGCCAACCCGGCGGCGCTGGCGATGCTCGGCTCGCCGAGCGCCGACGCGACCGCCCAGTTCAACGTGCTGCGGATGGAGCGCCTGGCGCGCGCGGGCATCAGCGACGCCTACCGCCGCGTCCTCGACACCCACGCCACGGAGCGCGTGGAGATCGCGTACGAATCGCATTGGGGGCGGCGCGCCGAGATGCGCGCCCTCATCGCGCCGCTCTTCGAACAGCCGGCGCGGCTGCTCGGCACGGTGGCGATCGTCGAGGACGTCACCGAGCGGGCCCGCGCCGACCGCGAGCGGGCGGCGTTGCTCGAGATCGCGCACGAGATCGGCGGCTCCCTCGACCGCGGCGCGATCCTCGATCGCGTCCACCGCCGCGCCGCCGAGCTGCTGCCCTGCGACCGGGTGGCGACGCTGATCGCCGACGCGGCCCACGGCAGCCTGCGCGCGCTGGCGGAGCACGGCGCGCCGGCAGGCCGCGCCCTCGTCGAGCGCCTCACGCTGGCGCCGGACCACCCCCTGACGCAGGCGATCAGCCGCGGCCGCATCGCGATGTGGAGTGATCCCGAGCAGCAGCCCTGGATCGCCGCCGCGCAGCTCCGCGCGCTCGGCATCGGCGCCGCCATCGTCGCGCCCCTGATCGGCCGCGGGATCGTCACCGGCGCTCTCATCGCCATCCGCCAACCGGGCGCTCCCGGCTTCGTCGACGCCGACGTGCAGCTCCTCAACGGCATCGCGCGGCAGACGGCCTTGGTGCTGGGGGCCGCCGACCTGCATCGGGCCGAGCAGGAGGAGGCGGCCGTGTCGACCGCGCTGGCGCGCGTCGGACAGGCCCTGATCTCCTCCCTCAGCGGCCCCGAGATGCTCGCCCGACTGTGCGAGGTGACCGCGCAGGCCCTCGGCTGCGACCGCAGCCACACGCTGCTGTTCGAGGACGACGACGCGATGCTGCGCATCGCCGCCGGCTACGGCGACACCGCCGACGAGCAGGCGTTCGCCGCCAGCATGCGTCTGCCCGCGTCGCTGGCGGCGGGCGCGCTGGCGCGCCTGCGCGAGGACGACGTCACCCAGGTCGATCGCGAGCGCGATCCCGTGGTGTTCGCGGTCAACGAACAGTACGGGGTCAGCGCCGCCATCTATCTGGCCCTGCGCCGCGGCCCGGCGCTGATCGGGCTGCAGAGCGCCGAGTATCGGGGCGGCGCCACCCGTTTCAGTCCGCGCCAGGAGCGGATCGCCCGCGGCATCGCGCAACTGGCATCGCTGGCCCTCGAGGTGGCGCGGCTGGTCGACGAGCTCGAGCGCGCCAACCGGCTGAAGTCGGAATTCGTCGCCACCATGTCGCACGAGCTGCGGACGCCGCTGAACATCATCCTCGGCTACCAGGACCTGCTGCTCGACGAGACGTTCGGCGAGCTGACGCCCGAGCAGCGCGACGCGCTCGAGCGCTCGGAGCGCAACGCCCGGGCGCTGCTCGAGCTGATCAGCGCCACCCTCGACCTCAGCCGCCTGGAGTCCGGTCGGCTGCCCGTCGACCGGCGCGAGTTCGATCCCACCGCCGTGCTGCGCGAGCTGGAGCTGGAGAGCCGCGACCTGGCGCTCTTCCCGGGCGTGATCGTGGACTGGCCGCCGCCGCCGCCGCTGCCGCCGCTCTACAGCGATCCGGCGAAGTTGAAGGTCGTGCTCAAGAACCTGCTCGGCAACGCGGCGAAGTACACCCACGCCGGACGCATCACCGTGCGCGCCGCGCCGCGCGGCGATGGGGTCGAATTCGCGGTCGCCGACACCGGCATCGGGATCGCCGCCGACCTGGTGCCGACCATCTTCGAGGCCTTTCGCCAGGTCGGCGACGGCGTGCCGCTGCAGGGCGGCGTCGGCCTCGGGCTTTACATCGTCCGCCGCCTGCTCGGCGAGCTGGGCGGCACCGTCCAGGTCGAGAGCGAACCCGGCCGCGGCTCCGTCTTCCGGGTGGTCCTGCCCGGGCGGGCGTGA